A genomic stretch from Xiphophorus maculatus strain JP 163 A chromosome 16, X_maculatus-5.0-male, whole genome shotgun sequence includes:
- the LOC102216753 gene encoding suppressor of cytokine signaling 3-like, with protein sequence MVTFSKNPAVNEDCFMVANMQKQYHYKTFVSEDQFLMVLETLRGLRESDFYWSAITGKEAGIVLARQAPGTFLIRESSDRQHLFTLSVKTKTGTKNLRIVCEEDSFHLQTDPGNVEKAPRFNCVLKLVDFYIRLGTSGFVYYINAGGERMPLMLVKPLYLSISPLKHLCRKKINKDLDISGIKEKLPGKVKEYLDRYQIAL encoded by the coding sequence ATGGTAACGTTCAGCAAGAACCCTGCTGTCAACGAAGACTGCTTTATGGTTGCCAATATGCAGAAGCAATACCACTACAAGACTTTTGTCTCAGAGGATCAGTTTCTGATGGTTCTGGAGACATTACGTGGACTCAGAGAAAGTGACTTTTACTGGAGCGCCATTACTGGGAAGGAGGCCGGGATTGTCCTGGCCAGGCAGGCGCCCGGTACCTTCCTGATCCGGGAGAGCTCCGACAGGCAGCACCTCTTCACTCTCAGCGTCAAGACAAAAACCGGCACCAAAAATCTGCGCATAGTCTGCGAGGAAGACTCCTTCCACTTGCAGACGGATCCCGGGAATGTGGAAAAAGCTCCCCGCTTTAACTGTGTGCTCAAGCTAGTCGATTTCTATATCCGACTAGGGACATCAGGTTTTGTCTACTACATCAACGCTGGAGGGGAGAGGATGCCTCTTATGCTCGTCAAACCACTCTACCTATCCATTTCACCTTTGAAGCACCTTTGCAGGAAGAAAATTAACAAAGACTTGGACATTTCAGGCATAAAAGAGAAGCTTCCTGGCAAAGTTAAAGAATACCTTGATAGATACCAGATTGCTCTCTAG